One window of the Archangium primigenium genome contains the following:
- the hutF gene encoding formimidoylglutamate deiminase: MNATTVYQPDVLFAEGRFHEGRALTVGADGRVLAGPVPEGARVVRLPGRALLPGLVNGHSHAFQRLIRGRTEYVPSGVGSDDFWSWREAMYRAAESLSPEEVYLASRQAFLEMVLAGITAVGEFHYLHHQADGTPYADPNELAHAVIGAAQDVGLRIVLLRVGYARAGFRVAPNPRQRRFIDPNVDTFLASVETLARTTKGQPGVSVGLAPHSVRAVTREWLAAAATALPDLPLHMHVAEQPREIEACLAEHGRRPVELLADVGLLSPRFTAVHAVHVTEAEARLLGEREALVCACPSTERNLGDGIVPADVLLQAGVRVCLGSDSQATVDLLDEARQLEGHLRLARLRRAVLDPGTGAVDGLAARLFDMATAQGARSLGLDAGMLAPGAPADFFTVDLNHPSLLGASPASLLAGIVLGGDKAAVRDVVVGGRAVVTDGHHALAEASGRAFHSLARRLYP; encoded by the coding sequence GTGAACGCCACCACCGTCTATCAACCGGACGTCCTCTTCGCCGAGGGCCGGTTCCACGAGGGACGCGCGCTGACGGTCGGCGCCGACGGCCGCGTCCTGGCGGGGCCCGTGCCCGAGGGCGCCCGCGTCGTCCGCCTGCCCGGACGCGCGCTGCTGCCGGGGCTCGTCAACGGCCACTCGCACGCCTTCCAGCGCCTCATCCGCGGGCGCACCGAGTACGTGCCCTCGGGGGTCGGCTCGGACGACTTCTGGAGCTGGCGCGAGGCCATGTACCGCGCCGCCGAGTCCCTCTCGCCCGAGGAGGTGTACCTCGCCTCGCGCCAGGCCTTCCTGGAGATGGTGCTCGCGGGCATCACCGCCGTGGGCGAGTTCCACTACCTGCACCACCAGGCGGACGGCACGCCCTACGCGGATCCGAACGAGCTCGCGCACGCCGTCATCGGCGCCGCCCAGGACGTGGGCCTGCGCATCGTGCTGCTCCGGGTGGGCTACGCGCGCGCGGGCTTCCGCGTGGCGCCCAACCCCCGCCAGCGCCGCTTCATCGACCCCAACGTGGACACCTTCCTCGCCTCCGTGGAGACGCTGGCCCGGACGACGAAGGGACAGCCCGGGGTGAGCGTGGGCCTGGCGCCCCACAGCGTGCGCGCCGTGACGCGCGAGTGGCTCGCCGCCGCCGCGACCGCGCTGCCGGACCTGCCCCTGCACATGCACGTGGCCGAGCAGCCCCGCGAGATCGAAGCGTGCCTCGCCGAGCATGGCCGGCGGCCCGTGGAGCTGCTCGCGGACGTGGGCCTCCTGAGTCCGCGCTTCACCGCCGTGCACGCGGTGCACGTGACAGAGGCCGAGGCGCGGCTGCTCGGCGAGCGCGAGGCGCTGGTCTGCGCGTGCCCTTCCACCGAGCGCAACCTGGGCGATGGCATCGTCCCGGCGGACGTACTGCTCCAGGCGGGCGTGCGGGTGTGCCTGGGCTCGGACAGCCAGGCCACGGTGGATCTGCTGGACGAGGCGCGACAACTCGAGGGCCACCTGCGGCTCGCGCGGCTACGGCGCGCGGTGCTCGACCCGGGCACGGGCGCGGTGGACGGCCTGGCGGCCCGGCTGTTCGACATGGCCACCGCGCAGGGCGCGCGCTCACTGGGGCTCGACGCGGGGATGCTCGCGCCCGGCGCCCCGGCGGACTTCTTCACCGTGGACCTGAATCACCCCTCGCTCCTGGGCGCGAGCCCGGCCTCGCTGCTGGCCGGCATCGTCCTGGGCGGGGACAAGGCGGCGGTGCGCGACGTGGTGGTGGGGGGCCGCGCGGTGGTGACGGATGGCCACCATGCCCTCGCCGAGGCGTCCGGCCGGGCCTTCCACTCCCTCGCTCGGAGGTTGTACCCGTGA
- a CDS encoding Uma2 family endonuclease, whose translation MDPRDPKAESTERNAPSVEAAFQAVPPEQVAEIVAGELYVSPRPAQPHTRVASQLGVLLGGPFWLGRGGPGGWVILDEPELDLGPRPDKLVPDLAGWRRERMPHSLEGEGAPSHYALAPDWVCEVLSARTQRVDKGPKMRIYGRDGVRHVWHVDPLAHTLDIFRREGGHWLLVESFSTEERVRAEPFDAVDLELALLWAG comes from the coding sequence ATGGATCCCCGAGACCCCAAGGCCGAGTCCACCGAGCGCAACGCCCCGTCCGTGGAGGCGGCCTTTCAAGCGGTTCCTCCCGAGCAGGTGGCGGAGATCGTCGCGGGTGAGCTCTACGTCAGCCCACGTCCCGCCCAGCCGCATACCCGGGTGGCCTCGCAACTGGGCGTCCTCCTGGGTGGACCCTTCTGGCTGGGGCGCGGCGGCCCCGGGGGCTGGGTCATCCTGGATGAGCCGGAACTCGACCTCGGCCCGCGTCCGGACAAGCTCGTGCCGGACCTCGCGGGCTGGCGGCGCGAGCGCATGCCCCATTCGCTAGAGGGCGAGGGCGCGCCGTCTCACTACGCGCTCGCCCCGGACTGGGTGTGCGAGGTGCTCTCGGCGCGGACGCAGCGCGTCGACAAGGGGCCGAAGATGCGCATCTACGGCCGGGATGGTGTCCGCCACGTGTGGCATGTGGACCCCCTCGCGCACACGCTCGACATCTTCCGGCGCGAGGGCGGCCACTGGCTCCTGGTGGAGTCCTTCTCCACCGAGGAACGGGTGCGCGCCGAACCCTTCGACGCCGTGGACCTCGAACTGGCTCTGCTCTGGGCCGGGTGA
- a CDS encoding DUF6310 domain-containing protein, producing the protein MGIGMCILAAPEVIVGTVVVIGVVTLAVAIEQELGEYALKGVWPEDGSSSTQSGAQSADKHPLADKKAKPQTSSSGQDWLPPHPPDAPVGEHQPDCRPVKVAHRGGHPLHNQCADNVPHNGFSGGDVRVNGKNFDALQVASRTLWEVKTTNIEAYNPYVQRAELEKQVEEAQRERDLAAACGYDFVMGVRTQAHKALLEREDFTLRVVVMDWC; encoded by the coding sequence ATGGGGATCGGAATGTGTATCCTGGCGGCGCCCGAGGTCATCGTCGGGACCGTGGTCGTCATTGGCGTGGTGACCCTGGCGGTGGCCATTGAGCAGGAACTCGGCGAGTATGCACTAAAGGGAGTATGGCCCGAGGACGGCAGCTCGAGTACTCAGTCTGGAGCGCAGTCTGCCGACAAGCACCCCTTGGCGGACAAGAAGGCAAAACCCCAGACATCATCTTCGGGTCAAGACTGGCTGCCTCCCCATCCGCCCGACGCGCCCGTAGGTGAGCATCAACCTGATTGCAGGCCTGTCAAAGTAGCGCACCGGGGTGGCCATCCATTACACAATCAGTGTGCTGACAACGTTCCCCACAACGGTTTCTCCGGAGGAGATGTCCGGGTCAATGGCAAGAATTTCGATGCACTCCAAGTGGCCTCGCGGACGCTTTGGGAGGTCAAGACCACCAACATAGAAGCCTACAATCCGTACGTTCAACGGGCCGAGCTCGAAAAGCAGGTCGAGGAGGCGCAAAGAGAGCGAGACCTCGCGGCGGCTTGCGGCTATGACTTCGTCATGGGGGTTCGCACCCAAGCGCACAAGGCGCTGCTCGAGCGTGAAGACTTCACACTTCGGGTCGTTGTCATGGACTGGTGCTGA
- a CDS encoding DUF5953 family protein has protein sequence MPELEDALGIISYSPALGEGDVRPLAIVQGLEHARPGVRLEWTVSDAHQLVALPGRDAWLVRSMKSGGFPLLCNNDARAPVMISGRGRAATSSPGGQPLLEVHAQLPLDTESAASATQVLEAIAEGARAYWGHASRKSIGSELARQLQHASHGPALSPRGLPMLKPPWRLSSPLIPYHLGWLNYWSAATAHALGFPDPTCDAEWLAHARRTATGGWVVRLTETPLDFDHPAHLEALRRAYERFPLIGGRASS, from the coding sequence ATGCCCGAGTTGGAAGATGCTCTAGGCATCATTAGCTACTCGCCTGCGCTCGGGGAGGGAGACGTACGCCCCTTGGCTATTGTTCAAGGGCTGGAACATGCGCGTCCAGGGGTTCGTCTGGAGTGGACCGTTTCCGACGCGCACCAGCTCGTCGCATTGCCAGGGCGCGATGCATGGCTTGTCCGGTCGATGAAATCCGGAGGCTTTCCACTCCTCTGCAACAACGACGCGCGAGCCCCCGTGATGATTTCCGGGCGAGGACGCGCCGCGACCTCGAGTCCAGGCGGTCAACCCCTGCTCGAAGTTCATGCGCAACTGCCGCTCGATACCGAGAGCGCCGCGTCGGCAACACAGGTGTTGGAGGCAATAGCGGAAGGCGCCCGTGCCTACTGGGGACATGCGTCCCGCAAGAGCATCGGGTCGGAGCTCGCGCGGCAGCTCCAGCATGCCAGTCATGGACCAGCGCTCTCACCGCGTGGGCTTCCCATGCTCAAGCCGCCTTGGCGCCTCTCGTCTCCCCTCATTCCGTACCATCTGGGATGGCTGAACTACTGGTCGGCTGCCACCGCGCACGCCCTCGGTTTCCCCGACCCCACTTGTGATGCGGAGTGGCTCGCCCATGCACGGCGCACGGCGACGGGGGGATGGGTCGTTCGGCTCACGGAGACGCCACTCGATTTTGACCATCCCGCCCATCTGGAAGCGCTGCGGCGGGCCTACGAGCGCTTCCCCCTTATTGGAGGGCGTGCTTCCAGTTGA
- a CDS encoding right-handed parallel beta-helix repeat-containing protein — protein sequence MSVENPKTNGVPGARDVVFNRVTARNNTYQSAAAGDYQNGDGFSLERSASRISFLNSAAYDNTDGGWDDKSQAAYYENCVALRNKRNFRLWNDSPQPTTLNNVLSAYAQKHDNYSTAGLWSQGYVEVYDSTFFGNAGSEIVLENNATPAARVKVTNSILSDAGPCGAVVSKEGGTTLELVDSVTCDGAAGTPVQLRAPTSTWTGSPVDAFSPVSAAVTQGYRPAP from the coding sequence GTGTCGGTGGAGAACCCCAAGACGAACGGCGTGCCGGGCGCACGCGACGTGGTGTTCAACCGGGTGACGGCGCGCAACAACACGTACCAGAGCGCCGCGGCGGGGGACTACCAGAACGGGGATGGCTTCTCGCTGGAGCGCAGCGCGTCGCGCATCTCCTTCTTGAACTCGGCGGCGTACGACAACACGGACGGCGGCTGGGACGACAAGTCGCAGGCGGCCTACTACGAGAACTGCGTGGCGCTGCGCAACAAGCGCAACTTCCGCCTGTGGAACGACAGCCCCCAGCCCACCACGCTCAACAACGTGCTGAGCGCCTACGCCCAGAAGCACGACAACTACTCCACCGCGGGCCTGTGGTCGCAGGGCTATGTGGAGGTCTACGACTCCACCTTCTTCGGCAACGCGGGCAGCGAGATCGTCCTGGAGAACAACGCCACGCCGGCGGCGCGCGTGAAGGTGACGAACTCCATCCTCTCGGACGCCGGGCCGTGCGGCGCCGTGGTCTCCAAGGAGGGCGGCACCACGCTGGAGCTGGTCGACAGCGTCACCTGCGATGGCGCGGCGGGCACACCGGTGCAGTTGCGCGCGCCCACGAGTACCTGGACAGGCTCACCCGTGGACGCCTTCTCGCCCGTGAGCGCGGCGGTGACCCAGGGCTACCGTCCAGCGCCTTGA
- a CDS encoding alpha/beta fold hydrolase, with translation MGRAHVAWCTYGERSDDNVVVLLHDLAHSHQALGPVTGGAYEPGGWATELVGEGRPLDPAALHVVVPNLLGSPFGSTSPVSVDPQSGQPYGAALPTVTVLDMARAVAAMLRGMKVERVRAVVGMGLGGMVALRLAALFPEQVGSVVVLGAAKVLPESLRERLGLVRHTLRMEADPRRALRKQYLEYLGLVRAPGDAPSEAEARAYQALDAEAQAFAEHFDAHAWALLCTAYAGADLSECLGEVRAPVLLAAAVNDVLAPPSRVRDTYHQLSAAGLRTHYHELPEPFAHRALLTEARRLHAPLRDFLRRRG, from the coding sequence TTGGGCAGGGCCCACGTCGCCTGGTGTACCTACGGCGAGCGCTCGGACGACAATGTTGTGGTGTTGCTGCACGACCTGGCGCACTCGCACCAGGCGTTGGGGCCCGTCACGGGCGGTGCGTACGAGCCCGGGGGCTGGGCCACGGAGCTCGTGGGCGAGGGGCGGCCGTTGGACCCGGCCGCGCTGCACGTGGTGGTGCCCAACCTGTTGGGCAGCCCCTTCGGCTCCACGTCGCCGGTGTCGGTGGACCCGCAGTCGGGCCAGCCCTACGGGGCGGCGCTGCCCACGGTGACGGTGCTGGACATGGCGCGCGCGGTGGCGGCGATGCTGCGCGGGATGAAGGTGGAGCGCGTCCGGGCGGTGGTGGGCATGGGGCTCGGGGGCATGGTGGCGCTGCGGCTCGCGGCGCTCTTTCCGGAGCAGGTGGGCTCGGTGGTGGTGCTGGGCGCGGCCAAGGTGCTGCCCGAGTCCCTGCGCGAGCGGCTCGGGCTGGTGCGGCACACGCTGCGCATGGAGGCGGATCCCCGGCGCGCCCTGCGCAAGCAGTACCTGGAGTACCTGGGGCTCGTGCGGGCGCCCGGTGACGCGCCCTCCGAGGCCGAGGCCCGGGCCTACCAGGCGCTGGACGCCGAGGCCCAGGCCTTCGCCGAGCACTTCGACGCGCACGCCTGGGCGCTGTTGTGCACCGCCTACGCGGGCGCGGACCTGTCCGAGTGCCTGGGCGAGGTGCGCGCGCCGGTGCTGCTGGCCGCGGCGGTCAACGACGTGCTCGCCCCGCCCTCGCGGGTGCGGGACACCTACCACCAGCTCAGCGCGGCGGGTCTGCGCACGCACTACCACGAGCTGCCCGAGCCCTTCGCCCACCGGGCGCTCTTGACGGAGGCGCGGCGGCTGCACGCCCCCTTGCGCGACTTCCTGCGCCGGCGCGGCTAG
- the udk gene encoding uridine kinase, with the protein MSSPLVVGIAGGTASGKTTVARKVRDALADCRVAFIDQDSYYRDLADLDLAERREVNFDHPDAFDTDLLVAHIRELKAGRPIEKPVYDFKTSTRQAHTVKVDPGDMILLEGILVLHMKPVRDEMNVRIYVDTDDDLRILRRLERDIHERGRDFDHVVSQYLRHVRPMHMGFVEPSKHHADIIVPHGGNNDIAIGMIVGALRGRLLHPLPSL; encoded by the coding sequence ATGTCGTCACCTCTCGTCGTTGGCATCGCTGGTGGGACCGCGTCCGGCAAGACCACGGTGGCCCGCAAGGTCCGCGATGCGCTGGCCGACTGCCGCGTGGCCTTCATCGATCAGGACTCGTACTACCGGGACCTGGCGGACCTGGACCTGGCGGAGCGCCGCGAGGTCAACTTCGACCACCCGGACGCCTTCGACACGGATCTGCTCGTCGCGCACATCCGCGAGCTCAAGGCCGGGCGCCCCATCGAGAAGCCCGTCTACGACTTCAAGACGTCCACGCGCCAGGCCCACACCGTCAAGGTGGACCCGGGAGACATGATCCTCCTGGAGGGCATCCTCGTGCTGCACATGAAGCCCGTGCGCGACGAGATGAACGTGCGCATCTACGTGGACACCGATGACGACCTGCGCATCCTGCGCCGGCTCGAGCGCGACATCCACGAGCGCGGCCGTGACTTCGATCACGTGGTGAGCCAGTACCTGCGCCACGTGCGGCCCATGCACATGGGCTTCGTCGAGCCCTCCAAGCACCACGCGGACATCATCGTCCCGCACGGCGGCAACAACGACATCGCCATCGGGATGATCGTGGGCGCCCTGCGCGGGCGGCTCCTGCACCCGCTGCCGTCGCTCTAG
- a CDS encoding DUF692 domain-containing protein produces MRDLTWQLPWRGLGLSSNLDAAESPHPYRLLAEAPGLFDFVEYSAPLSLEETRAQASLFPELWTRRGEVPVLFHPVHLNLYGPELEPAAALHALDAHARAVDSAWVGNDVGWWHAAGQPFPGYLYVTPPFSEAGVRDCAAHALHVQSYLSVPLALENPAVFARRGELHVLDFMARLHARTGLPLLLDLGHLLSYQLAAGLPLDAGLADFPLDRVIELHVAGGVVTRRGARGLYVDDHTQPVREELLALVEALVPRCPALRAVTFEGDGHPLEVALLTLRRLRRVVPAGPRPPLPLSVSTPPVPALAAESAPWALFSVGYGAAPEPGEDVEGARAETDFRLAVVAEQLDRDWPLSRLLLAGTRERLRDFTASPEFRALFESPERAPGHAFAAWSRRVLREHPDEGLAAVVSFETFLPNAWRMSAPGPGPGPGQVGLAEGVRLGGFPVDLTEAVFAARALRRHLAGRAWASEALEVSGLDSLAQVAGRPAPGPWRFVLRRKGRGLEVLTCAPSLLAGLEALARAPGAEAEVPPRVLAEGLALGLLRRG; encoded by the coding sequence ATGCGTGACCTGACCTGGCAACTGCCCTGGCGTGGCCTGGGGCTGAGCAGCAACCTGGACGCGGCGGAGTCGCCCCATCCCTACCGCCTGCTCGCCGAGGCGCCAGGCCTCTTCGACTTCGTGGAGTACAGCGCCCCCCTGTCGCTGGAGGAAACCCGCGCCCAGGCGTCGCTCTTTCCCGAGTTGTGGACGCGCCGCGGCGAAGTGCCCGTGCTCTTCCATCCGGTGCACCTCAACCTCTACGGCCCGGAGCTGGAGCCCGCCGCGGCGCTCCACGCCCTGGACGCGCACGCGCGCGCGGTGGACAGCGCCTGGGTGGGCAACGACGTGGGCTGGTGGCACGCCGCGGGCCAGCCCTTCCCCGGCTACCTCTACGTCACGCCGCCCTTCAGCGAGGCCGGCGTGCGCGACTGCGCGGCGCATGCCCTTCACGTGCAGTCCTACTTGAGCGTGCCGCTGGCGTTGGAAAACCCCGCCGTCTTCGCGCGCCGGGGCGAGCTGCACGTGTTGGACTTCATGGCCCGGCTGCACGCGCGCACGGGCCTGCCGCTGCTGCTCGACCTGGGGCACCTGCTCAGCTACCAGCTCGCGGCGGGGCTGCCCCTGGACGCGGGGCTCGCGGACTTCCCACTGGACCGCGTCATCGAGCTGCACGTGGCCGGGGGGGTCGTCACCCGGCGCGGGGCGCGGGGCCTCTACGTGGATGACCACACCCAGCCGGTGCGCGAGGAGTTGCTCGCGCTGGTGGAGGCGCTTGTCCCGCGCTGCCCGGCGCTGCGCGCGGTGACGTTCGAGGGGGATGGGCACCCGCTGGAGGTGGCGCTGCTCACGCTGCGGCGGCTGCGCCGGGTGGTGCCCGCGGGGCCCCGGCCCCCGCTGCCGCTCTCCGTGTCGACGCCCCCCGTGCCCGCGCTCGCGGCCGAGAGCGCGCCGTGGGCGCTGTTCTCCGTGGGGTATGGCGCGGCCCCGGAGCCTGGGGAGGACGTGGAGGGGGCGCGCGCGGAGACGGACTTCCGGCTCGCGGTGGTGGCCGAGCAACTGGACCGGGACTGGCCCCTGTCGCGGCTGCTCCTGGCGGGCACGCGCGAGCGGCTGCGCGACTTCACCGCGTCCCCGGAGTTCCGCGCGCTCTTCGAGTCCCCGGAGCGCGCGCCGGGCCATGCCTTCGCGGCCTGGAGCCGGCGCGTGCTGCGCGAGCACCCGGACGAGGGGCTCGCGGCGGTGGTGTCCTTCGAGACGTTCCTGCCCAACGCGTGGCGGATGAGCGCGCCGGGGCCGGGGCCCGGGCCGGGGCAGGTGGGCCTGGCCGAGGGGGTGCGCCTGGGCGGCTTCCCGGTGGATCTGACCGAGGCGGTGTTCGCCGCGCGCGCCCTGCGCCGTCACCTCGCGGGTCGGGCCTGGGCGAGCGAGGCGCTGGAGGTGAGTGGCCTGGACTCGCTCGCGCAGGTGGCGGGGCGTCCGGCGCCGGGCCCGTGGCGCTTCGTGCTGCGGCGCAAGGGGCGGGGACTGGAGGTGCTCACGTGCGCGCCCTCGCTCCTCGCGGGCCTCGAGGCCCTGGCGCGCGCGCCCGGGGCCGAGGCCGAGGTGCCGCCGCGTGTGCTCGCCGAGGGCCTGGCGCTCGGCCTGCTGCGTCGGGGGTGA